The DNA window TACACCATGCATAAATTATCAGAGTCAAACACTAAATATTATTCGACTCAGTGAACAGAATCACAATGCAATCTAGACATTAAGACTCTTCATGTGACTGGCTTCATTCCAGTCTCTGCCTCGCATGACTAAAGTTTTACCAACTCACAAATGAGAGAAGGCAGCAAAGGAATTTGAACTCGTGACTTATTGGAATTTGCTTCTCTTCTACTAACTAAACCTTCAGCAGAAGCTTATATATAATGTAGTAAATAATACAACTATATGAAAAAATCCTGCTAATGTTCAGTAATGGGGTCAAGCTGCAAACAGACATGGGGGGATTTTGTTTATCTTCTATTTATAGTTTTACCCACTGCGCTGCAGTCATCTACACATTTAGGGCGAGCATGTAGAGAGCTTACGGGAAGCATGCTGACTTGAGGGAGCAGGgataaaaataatttgtgtgtgtatgcgtgtgtgtacTGCTGTGGATGTTTCTAATCTGTTAACGACACTGTGTGTATCACCCAACATCTTCAATCACTTTAATTAGAAGATATTGGTCCTATAAATGGTCCTCTCTCCAGAGAGGCTGACATAATTAGAGTTTCTCCCACATTGTTATTTGTTTACATAATGAATCATGTATAACATAAAAAGATGTAGTTACATTTTGATTGGAAAATGGAGCAGCTGACCCACTGTGTATGCTTGACTTTCCTTCTGTTTAAGAATGTTTCTTTAGACAGCTGAAAGTTACGGTAGGCCTTTGTGACTCTATGTCCAGGATTTGATTCTCACTTTGTAAGAATCAAATCCTGGATAAACCTGTTATGTCAAGAAGTGGCTTTGAATTAGTGATTAGTAGTGATCTGTTACTTACTCATGGTATTCTCACAGAAAGCTAAATTAGATGATCTAAGAGTTTTACTTAGTTAATCAGATAACCTCAGAGAAAACACAACATTAGACAACTTTTGTGCCAGCTATTAATTCCCAACCAACCAGGACGTATCTGTGTTATCGCAAAGCTGTTTGGCTTGCTTTTAACCCCTATCTAACATTTCTAGCAAAAACGGCCGTCCCTGGGTGGgctcgaaccaccaacctttcggttaacagccgaacgcgctaaccgattgcgccacagagaccaTGCTGCCAGCCTCGTACCAAATGTGACAAATCCAATAAAAGTGTCACAAATATTCCGCATGTTGAACTCTGTCTGGCCtcaatattttttaattaattagcagCGACATAATTTCATCTGTACCCTTGTGTGTGAACCTCACATTGCCTGTTCTCCAGGAAAACGTTGGAAAACAGGAGACCTCTGTTTGCtcagatttttaaaattgtgttttgcacatttcatttaaaaaaactggaatTTCGCTCGCACATTTGCACCTGTACTGGGGGCACACAGACGTGCACATACGGGACATACACATTTGTGTTAAACACAACATGATAACATGAACAGACTACATGAAGAAACCCTGACGCAAGATTGCCAGGGCTCGTACGGGATTTGAACCTGAAACACAGCCGTAGCGAGACTCATACCCCAACGCAGAGGTGTGATGCCAATGATAACGTGAAAGGAAGCATATGATGAGCTGTGGCGACCCCTACAGTGAAAGAAGATGACCAGCACTTGATCCACACAACAAGTTTCTACCTTTTAAAAGTGAAGCTGAGTAGAAAACTTCACTAGTAGTGACACTATAACAAGCCACTTTGTGATACAAAGCAAAGTCCATCAGAAGAGAAACTTGTTTAAGTGTTACTTCAACTCATTTGCAGCTAATTGAGTAAAATGCAGGACTGACTGTAAACAGGGATGTTATGGTGGGCAGCTAGGTGTGAATAGGTGTGAATGAGCAAGCCTAGATACACAAGAGGCTGAAGGCTGCTAGTTTGAGTCCCTGTTCTGATACATCATCACTACAATGCAtcactctttgtgtttctttgatttattgttttattgttaaaaaagggaaaagagggAAATATCCTGAATGTGATTTAATACATGTATCTAAAAATAAGtcctctgtgctgctgcaggcTGATGAGAATTAAAACCAATATTCGTACATTCACTTCAGCTTCAGGTTCCTGGAGGTCAACTTTACAGAGCATAACAACCTCCATGACTGTCCGGTATGGTAGTCGCACCAAAAGTGACAAAAAGGCCCCCCAGCGTGTTGTGGAAACAGGACAAAACATAGTCAGCTAACAGCTGGCATCTCTGGGTCATCTTTACACCACTTGTGTGAAGAGGGCTGGGAGAATCCATGAAGATGgtacacacccaggacaccatTTGTTCACGCTGCTTCCATTTTAAAAACtagccaaacacacacaaacggaATGAAACACAACTTGTTCCCTAGGACTGTAGCACCCCTGAACCTGACACCGCAGCACCTATGTACCATCCTCATGTGCAACAGTCTTCTGCCCAATTCCCACATCCTATCCCTTGCCCACGTAACTACTACAGTTTATAATATGTAAATAAAGTTCACTTTGTACTCCTCAACTCCAAACAACTAAAAGCCTCAGGATATAcataaaatatgtatacacATGGCCTGCAAATACCTCATGTTCAGTCCATgcacatgattttttttcttatatctATTTCTTACTGGGTATTTGTAAATTTgtgaatgtaatgtaatgtgtgAAGCATATACACGTATTAAACATTTTACTTTCTCATACACAGTAAATTATATCtaaatattgtaatttatatttatattcatatCAGTATTTTTGTGTTAGTTTTTTGTACCATGTGAGGAATTATTGCCTTGATTTCGTTATTttgtcataataataataataataataataataataataataataataataataataataataataatgacagcCCAACGGGTGTTTTCTACCCTCGTGCTTCTAATGTGTCTGAGCGGCCTTTATTGTGAAAATCAGAGGCGGAAGCAACCTGTTGACCGGGGTCGGCTGCTCGTTGCAGAGGGTCATTCACATCTTGGACATGGCGGGTCGGGACCGGGTCGTTCACCTGCTTAGGCAACTCGAGCGCGCGGCGTAAGTTAAATTCGAACCGGAAATAGATTCATCCAGACTGAAAAGAACTGTTACTGGTTTCCTTCGAGGGGCGGAGACTGAGTGTGCCAGAGTCCGCTCAAAGATAACAGCGTTTTTGAATTTTCCGGTTAAAGTTCAGTTTTATTGAGGGAAGAGCTCAGGAGGCCACACGTTTTGGATCAGAGGAGAGTTCTTTAAAATCCGGCTCACCTGTGAAAAACATGTTTCACTgaaagattttttaaattaaaagtccTAGTTTTGCAGTCACATTTGACGTGTGGTCAAATGTGACTGCATACATTTCCgataaaaaaaagtgaaatttgaGTGATTTCTGGGAGCACATGTGACCAGGTACAGGTGTAAAGCTGCACCTGGAATATCTAATGCTTTTAGAGCCCCTTTCACATTCTCTCATGTAAATTGTCAGTGCATCCTCACATTTTGCACAGTTTCTAACAGTTTGACATCTAATGCTCGCTCTGATATcgttgtgttggtgttgttcctgaATCAACAAAACTAATCTttttccaggttcaacattgcaaatgaccaatcacattgtagtGGAGTCGTAGGACGTGGAAACATCGTGACACTAACATAAAAACCTAATGGTCTCCTTTTTGGATGTTTTCATGAGTGGACATCGGCAGTTTGGGTTCAAATACTGAACCCATCTTTGTCAGGTTGGAGGAAGAATGACAAGGAAATGCTTCCTGTGCATGAGATGTTCAGGAGCTACTGCAACAACTCAACTGCTGAACCTTCTCTAAATTTGGTCGTGAATTTAGAGACCTTCTCTAAATTCACGGGgcgaccgtggttcaggggattgggaagcgcatctgtaaccggaaggtcaccggttcgatccctgggctctctgtcctggtcgttgtgtccttgggcaagacactttaccctaccgcctactggtgttggccagaggggccgatggcacgatatggcagcctcgcttctgtcaatctgccccagggcagctgtggctacaaccatagcttgcctccaccagtgtgtgaatgcaagcatgaatgaatagtggcattgtaaagtgctttgggtgccttgaaaagcgctatataaatccaatccattattattattattattattaaatgtgcAGATTGGTGACATGACTTCTGCTCTGTGTGAACAGGTGCAGATGTCCTGCTCACTCCAACACCTTCCACCAGGGTAACCTGCACTCATACAAATCATTCATGTATTCATCAGAGTCTCTGAAAAGGCAGACAAGTGCATCTTGATCAATGTGGATCCGTAACTGATGGCTTGATTTCTATCTCTGCAGGTGTCAGAGCGGCACCCTGCACCGTCCGGAAAACTGACTATGCCTTTGAGGTAATGTCACACCAGACTCTTTTTAATAAGTGTCTAAGAAGTTCAGCTTGAAGGCTGTTAGGAGATGTAAATCATTAATGTGTGTCAGCTCAGAGTtcagctcacattcacacattcaaatgaagcttctttcatttttttaatcaactgaTGGATTCAACCAACCACAGAATGAGAACTTAAAGTTTTGAATGTTTTCCTGGATTCATCTGCAGAAGTAGCTAAAACTGTCAGCTCTCCAAACTGAGCTCCTCACTTTTCTAAGACCCACAAAGTAGTTCCTTTAGTCTGTGGGATTGCTCTGAAAATGCACTGAATTTCATTTGAAGCTTTGACCTGTACAAATACAGGAGAGACTAAAAATCAAAGCAGCATGAAAGCTGCagttcttctaacatccagcaGAGGGTCCAAGGAGTAACTTAGTCCCCATAGACTTCAATGTTGACATGTCCAACTTTCCAGCAGAAATAGTCCCAACATGTTTACACAGCTTATTTTAGTACAAACTTTGCGGCTCGCATGTTACACATGGATCTGTTGATCTAGAACTAACTCCCAAACCACCATATCTGTATTTCCTGTGGTGCATTAACGGGAACTGACACCTGTGACCTCCACCTACAGACTGTTGAGGTTGTCAAAAATTCCAAGTTTTGAGTTTGTATAAGTTCTTTGATGCTGCTCATCTCATCTTTGTTTCATGCAAAGTCTGCACAGTGGCATTTTCACTCCTTAGccgtaaaaggctgatggggtattATTGGCACCCTGTTGGACAGGCCATGGCATAGACCCACAAGTTTGTGAACACAGTAACTCAAGCATGAGGCGATATAGGATTTTCAGATTGATACTAGAGGTGTATCTATCTTGGATAAATGCATAAGGTCACTGGGTCATAAGGATTTCTGTGGGTGAGGTAACAATCCTCAACTTTATGTGTACTACCATCAGTCTTGACTTGCTCGTCTTTGTGTGGACAGTCTTTATCCCAATGATAAACagactgataaactacacacttATATGCCTTTTCCATTAGCACCTACTCAGGTAGGTACTGCACTCACTTCTCTTTTTATTTCCTTCAGATGGCGAGTTCCAACATCCGCTATGGAGAAGGAGTCAGCAAAGAGATCGGCATGGTAACCATCTTCATCCTCCTCATTGCTGTCATGTGATGGTCAGATAggaatttttctttcttcttttaatgTGATGCATTGAGAAGGAGTGACCAATGTGGCTCTCTGTGTTGTCCTTCCTATCATTGTGGCTGTTCGCTGTTCTCTGCGTGCAGGACCTGCAGAACCTCGGTGCAAAAAACGTCTGCGTGATGACAGACAGGAACTTGTCCCAACTTCCTCCAATGAAGGCTGTTGTGGAGTCTCTAGTGAAAAACGGAGTCAAGTACAAAGTCTATGACAATGTCCGCGTCGAGCCAACGGACTCCAGGTGCGCTCAATGAGGTCGCTGTCACAAGTGACGATCTGATTAATGATTGCCTGTcagatgaagagaaaaaaacatgtctTTGTGTCCAAAATGTCTCAtcagagaggagagaagaaagTTCATCAGAGCCAGGCTTTTTCCTGGCTCTGAGTCGGCTCACATACCTACATAGGGGCGTTTCACAGGGTCACATGACTCTTCCTCCTCACAGAATGAACTGTGTGCACATCAGAGTGCTGAAATACTTAAGCAGTGTTAATGGCAGACAATCAGTAAGTAAATGAATAAGTTAATTTATCAGATGAAATGACCTCAGCTCGATCTCTGCTGAATTTCAGCTTTAAAGATGCCATCTCCTTTGCTAAAAACCACGCCTTTGATGCGTTTGTGGCGGTGGGCGGTGGCTCAGTGATCGACACATGTAAAGCGGCCAATCTGTACGCGTGTCACCCCGATGCCGACTTCCTGGACTTTGTCAATGCTCCGATTGGCAAAGGGAAGCCAGTGATTGGAGCTGTGAAACCGCTGATTGCAGGTATGACGCGTCccactttttttccttcttcctccaTCTTTGTGGCTAACTTTGGGTTTTTGTGTCCAGTTCCCACAACTGCAGGCACCGGCAGTGAGACCACAGGTGTCGCCATTTTCGACTACGAGCCCTTAAAAGCCAAAACAGGTATAAAAATAGGGATATAAAAGCATATTAGAAGTTGATTTTCCCCTTTGAGATGTTTTAGAAAGACAGTCAGTGAAGATTTAATAGAAATCATAAATCAGCCAATAGAAACCAAGCTGCGGGAGCTGTTATTCATTATCCAAGTTCTTATGATGGACCCTgagctgtgattggctgtttaTGCTCAGGAATTGCCAGCAGAGCCATCAGACCCACACTGGGCATCGTGGACCCGACGCACACACTGAGCATGCCTGAGAGAGTCGCCGCCAACAGTGGCTTCGACGTCCTCTGGTCTGTCTGTACTTATGAAggacatttattcattttctgcattttttgattcatcattattatttttgttatcattatattattagtattaatataattattatttgcTGTGATGGTGGCGTGTTCCCTTCATGTTTTTGTAGAAGTAGAGATACTGCCAACCTGATGTGAGACACTTCCATCACACTGATTGATCTCTGCCTTTCAGTCATGCCCTGGAGTCATACACCGCCCTTCCCTACGACCAGAGGAGCCCCTGCCCTACAAACCCCATCAACCGCCCAGCCTACCAGGGCAGCAACCCCATCAGCGATGTCTGGTCCCGCCATGCTCTCCACGTGGTTGCCAAGTACATGAAACGGTACGGCCCCAACTACAACTAAAGTATATCCATGATATGCATTTCATTCAACTGGATTCATTTGTAATTGAAATAAGTCGTGATTGATTGATTACAGATCTGTGCGAGACCCTGAGGACCTGGAGGCTCGTTCCAGCATGCACCTGGCCAGCGTGTTTGCCGGGATTGGCTTTGGGAATGCCGGGGTTCATCTGTGGTAAGACTAAGACTGAGATTTCCTGTAATCCTGCATGCAGGCTGTTTGTGCTCATCAGCTGATCTTCTTTTGAAAtctgtttaattatttaatttgtttCTATTAAACTGCAAACGTTTCCTTGAACTTCATCAGTGAGAAAGGAAATCAGGCTTTGAAGAGGGTTTTTAGCTCATTAGTTCATGGATCTGTTTCTGCAGCGTTGCAGTACAGACAGCTGATCGTGGTTTTAAAATGTCACCTGTGATTGTAGGTGTTCTTTAACACTTTGGTGACATCACATTGAAACTTTAGGGACAGTTTAAGGCCTTATTTACAGTGATGAGTGGATGAAATGCACTGAAAATGTAGAAACACCAGCAGACGAtgcagaagaacaaaaaaaaaaaaaaacagataacaAACCAGAAGTGTTTTTGTGGAGTCAATCATGTGATGAAAGTAACAAGCTAATGGTATACAGCTAATAGCAAACATGTATCTGCAGTATTGTATGATTCATGTGATTGAGACATACAACTTTACTGCCCCCTCCTGcaatgtgttttgtgtgcttttgtagtgtttttctaTTTGTAGGACTGGTCTTATGTTGCAGTTTATTTGAGCTCTCATAGCCAACGTGCATATTTTCCTATTTGAGCTAAACTGATCCAGACCTTTGCGTGAGCGTTTCAACCTGTTTGTGGTTCCCTCCTTTCAGTCACGGGATGTCCTATCCCATCGCAGGAAACGTCAAGACTCACTCAGCCAAGGGTTACAACGTGGAGCACCCCCTAGTGGTGAGTGATCATTACTGGACATCACAGCTGGCAGTgacggtcctagcctgtttggcgccctgggcgccacacacacacacataaaacatattaaggattatacattaacataaaactgttgtcggaaccatactgaatttcaccagagaaacacacacacacacacacatatgaagttagagagagtatgcatagtatgcaaacggctaccaaacagccatcataattcgtcatacaatgagaacaggacaaatcaacaattgacaatgactcattaatattaaaatctgtaacataatgtattgtttggagttgagtctgttacagttactatttttaccatttctttttggagcaactgtaacccacattatttccttagggattaataaagtattctgattctgattgtttcaggatgacccgcctttatccaatcacacatctgcttgcctctatcttttgctcgtttctcctcctcttcttttctattttttctaaactgagcacctgatgactttgaacttttcttgtccatcttccattggttttaattttgcacttcagTATGAACATAAGTCCCCCAACTCGatgatcaccacaacataacctaatagacctacaccttagttcacagatttgCTTTGTCTAAGGTGTGTTTCTGCGATTTtgcacaacccaggattcaaatcatgaatacataatgggcttggatttacaacattatgaatgaaatgtgctctatttggaagcagctggcccccctcccctttcgacaggttgtgtgtgagactttaaatcatcaaactgtaaattataaattttaaattgttattgatctcTTTAACCTGAGTCCTgaagttatatttatttttcttactcttcttatatttattgtttgttttcttccactgctgtaactggagcctcgtcgtcttgtctctctatatactgatgacaataaagtttactttgacttcagcagcagaGCAGGTGCACCCACCTTTCGCGTACAGAATTTCGAAAAAGCATCGGTGCAAATTacaagtctgtatcataatttcTGGTGTCTGTCccgctgccccgccccctcaaGCAGCAGTCGCACCttgcaaacggagggcgcccaaACTCTCAGCTAATGGGACCGCGGTCAAGTGAGCCGTCACTTACGAAGTCACAGTCAAGCTAGCCACAATAGAAAGCCGATCGGTGCCcatgccattcccaatatgcgctggctgatgtcagggcagcatgagtacgaacaattttttattttgccaATGTCCGTGATACCGcaccccaccacgatgccgccgcgggcaaccgcccgtgtcgcccgtatcaaaaaccgctactgacAGCTGGCATTGCAAACAGATGTTCTTGGCTGAGATCACTGGTGTAGTGCAGCTGGAGTGATGATTTTCATTTTCCAAGAGGGAAAACAACATTTCCACGGTTATTTATTTAGGATTTATCCAAAAGAGAGCTGCATTATTACAAACAGAACTCTGTGTGAAGCAGCTGGCCTGTACCAT is part of the Maylandia zebra isolate NMK-2024a linkage group LG3, Mzebra_GT3a, whole genome shotgun sequence genome and encodes:
- the adhfe1 gene encoding hydroxyacid-oxoacid transhydrogenase, mitochondrial; amino-acid sequence: MAGRDRVVHLLRQLERAACRCPAHSNTFHQGVRAAPCTVRKTDYAFEMASSNIRYGEGVSKEIGMDLQNLGAKNVCVMTDRNLSQLPPMKAVVESLVKNGVKYKVYDNVRVEPTDSSFKDAISFAKNHAFDAFVAVGGGSVIDTCKAANLYACHPDADFLDFVNAPIGKGKPVIGAVKPLIAVPTTAGTGSETTGVAIFDYEPLKAKTGIASRAIRPTLGIVDPTHTLSMPERVAANSGFDVLCHALESYTALPYDQRSPCPTNPINRPAYQGSNPISDVWSRHALHVVAKYMKRSVRDPEDLEARSSMHLASVFAGIGFGNAGVHLCHGMSYPIAGNVKTHSAKGYNVEHPLVPHGLSVVLTSPAVFNFTALMCPERHLEAAEILGADIRQVKREDAGAVLADTLRQILFDLHVEDGLGAVGYTKDDIPALVKGTIPQERVTKLSPRAHTVEDLSRLFEASMKLY